Proteins co-encoded in one Haloarcula pelagica genomic window:
- a CDS encoding response regulator, with translation MVTEATVLVVDDETEVADVYALRLRNEYETETAYGGGEALELIDDDIDVVLLDRRMPDISGDDVLEAIRDRELDVRVIMITAVDPDFDIIEMPFDDYLCKPVDKDDLVAAIEQQLAARRYDDRLTEYLETTSKLALLEAEKTPQSIEDSDEMAQLQQRAARLRAEMDDALAEFEDIATAFEEIGRRPG, from the coding sequence ATTGTGACAGAGGCTACTGTCCTCGTCGTCGACGACGAGACGGAGGTCGCGGATGTCTACGCGCTGCGCCTCCGGAACGAATACGAGACGGAGACGGCCTACGGCGGTGGGGAGGCACTGGAGTTGATCGACGACGACATCGATGTCGTCCTGCTCGACCGACGGATGCCGGACATCTCCGGTGACGACGTGCTCGAAGCGATCCGCGACCGGGAACTCGACGTGCGTGTCATCATGATAACGGCCGTCGACCCCGACTTCGACATCATCGAGATGCCCTTCGACGACTACCTGTGCAAACCCGTCGACAAGGACGATCTCGTCGCCGCCATCGAACAGCAACTCGCTGCCCGTCGGTACGACGACCGACTGACCGAGTATCTGGAGACGACATCCAAGCTCGCGTTACTGGAAGCAGAGAAGACACCACAGTCGATCGAGGACAGCGACGAGATGGCACAGCTCCAACAGCGGGCGGCACGCCTCAGAGCGGAGATGGACGACGCGCTCGCGGAGTTCGAAGACATCGCGACGGCGTTCGAAGAGATCGGCCGCCGACCGGGGTGA
- a CDS encoding NAD(+)/NADH kinase, whose translation MTVGIVAQRNNDRAISLASTLSDRLHEVSAAVVVDETTGETADDHDAWERPTPETAPVESMDECALVVSIGGDGTFLYAARGAGSTPIMGVNLGEVGFLNAIAPEEAIETVVAEVEHIQKTGSARTRALARIRASGDDWELSPALNEVVVQGSRRGHGGGGTFRVQVDGATYTADHADGVLVATPTGSTAYNLSEGGPLVHPDVDGLIVTEMAGDEGMPPLVVDADSEVVVEVTATDTGVVVSDGRVRQKIEPPCRVAISRASDPIRLAGPPLDFFTALEKLA comes from the coding sequence ATGACCGTCGGCATCGTGGCCCAGCGCAACAACGACCGGGCCATCTCGCTTGCGAGTACGCTGTCGGACCGGCTCCACGAGGTCTCCGCCGCTGTCGTGGTCGACGAGACCACCGGCGAGACGGCCGACGACCACGACGCCTGGGAGCGTCCGACCCCGGAGACCGCACCCGTCGAGTCGATGGACGAGTGTGCTCTCGTCGTGAGCATCGGCGGCGACGGCACCTTCCTCTATGCCGCCCGCGGGGCGGGATCGACACCGATCATGGGCGTCAATCTCGGCGAAGTCGGCTTTCTGAACGCCATCGCGCCCGAGGAGGCGATCGAGACGGTCGTCGCCGAGGTCGAACACATCCAGAAGACCGGCAGCGCACGCACCCGGGCACTGGCGCGGATCCGGGCCAGCGGCGACGACTGGGAACTGTCGCCGGCGCTCAACGAGGTCGTCGTCCAGGGGTCCCGTCGCGGCCACGGCGGCGGCGGAACCTTCAGGGTCCAGGTCGACGGGGCGACCTACACCGCGGACCACGCCGACGGCGTCCTCGTCGCGACACCCACGGGCTCGACCGCCTACAACCTGAGCGAGGGCGGGCCGCTCGTCCACCCCGATGTCGACGGCCTCATCGTCACCGAGATGGCCGGTGACGAGGGGATGCCACCCCTCGTCGTCGACGCCGACAGCGAGGTGGTAGTCGAGGTGACGGCGACGGACACGGGTGTCGTCGTCAGTGACGGGCGTGTCAGACAGAAGATCGAACCGCCGTGTCGGGTCGCCATCTCGCGGGCGAGCGACCCGATCCGCCTCGCGGGACCGCCGCTCGATTTCTTCACCGCGCTGGAGAAACTCGCCTAG
- a CDS encoding response regulator, translated as MLIVDDEQAVADTQAARLAGYYETETVYGGEAALDRAGPAFDAILLDRRMPDIHGDDVLDRLRERGYEGAVVMLTAVDPDLNILEMGFDDYLCKPVDRETLLAALDQQLSTPDRDARLDEYFEITAKLAVLEAEKTPGQLDTSSEYRALRNRADELETTLRTAIDDFEALVQAHESIRRETG; from the coding sequence GTGTTGATCGTCGACGACGAGCAGGCGGTCGCAGACACACAGGCGGCCCGTCTCGCCGGCTACTACGAGACCGAGACGGTCTACGGCGGCGAGGCCGCGCTCGACCGCGCGGGGCCGGCGTTCGACGCGATCCTGCTGGACCGCCGGATGCCGGACATCCACGGCGACGACGTGCTCGATCGGCTCCGCGAGCGGGGGTACGAGGGCGCTGTCGTGATGCTCACCGCCGTCGATCCGGACCTGAACATCTTAGAAATGGGATTCGACGACTACCTCTGCAAACCCGTCGACCGCGAGACGCTGCTCGCGGCGCTCGACCAGCAGCTATCGACGCCCGATCGGGACGCGCGGCTCGACGAGTACTTCGAGATCACGGCGAAACTCGCGGTCCTCGAAGCCGAGAAGACACCGGGACAACTCGACACCAGCAGCGAGTATCGAGCACTCAGAAACCGTGCCGACGAACTCGAGACGACGCTCCGGACGGCGATCGACGACTTCGAGGCGCTCGTCCAGGCCCACGAGTCGATCCGTCGGGAGACCGGCTGA
- a CDS encoding TetR/AcrR family transcriptional regulator yields the protein MVDGVPFSGEPGDSREAIMHATFCALQQHGYAGLSIQRIADEAELSKSTFYHHFDGKEDLLLSFLEFILDTFDQLFQLESSGDPHADLKTFVSLVLGDFPHAEELPDRDAALRTYVELRAHAVRTPEFRAKFTETDHRFTDRVSTIIEEGIEEGVFADVDPEQTAQFLLTMIDGIVLQNATREDDPVATMQESLETYIDERLVVR from the coding sequence ATGGTCGATGGGGTTCCGTTCAGCGGTGAACCGGGCGATTCGAGAGAGGCGATCATGCACGCCACGTTCTGTGCGCTCCAGCAGCACGGCTACGCCGGACTCTCGATCCAGCGGATCGCGGACGAGGCGGAGCTGAGCAAGTCGACGTTCTACCACCACTTCGACGGCAAGGAGGACCTGCTGTTGTCCTTTCTGGAGTTCATCCTCGATACGTTCGATCAGCTGTTCCAGCTCGAATCCTCTGGCGACCCTCACGCCGATCTGAAGACTTTCGTGAGCCTGGTCCTCGGTGACTTTCCACACGCAGAGGAGCTCCCCGACAGGGACGCCGCGTTGCGGACGTACGTCGAGTTGCGCGCCCACGCGGTTCGAACCCCCGAGTTCCGCGCGAAGTTCACCGAGACCGACCACCGGTTCACCGACCGGGTATCGACGATCATCGAGGAAGGGATCGAGGAAGGCGTGTTCGCCGATGTCGACCCCGAGCAGACGGCGCAGTTCCTGCTCACGATGATCGACGGGATCGTCCTCCAGAACGCGACCCGGGAGGACGACCCCGTCGCGACGATGCAGGAGTCACTGGAGACGTACATCGACGAGCGACTGGTCGTCCGGTGA
- the gyrA gene encoding DNA gyrase subunit A, whose product MSSDVPDDANAPAQRVKHVRIEDEMEQSYIDYAMSVIAGRALPDVRDGMKPVHRRILYAMHEMGVSAGSSHRKSSSIVGETMGDYHPHGDSAIYDTLVRMAQDFSMRYPLVDGQGNFGSMDGDPPAAMRYTEARMAPIAEELLEDIEKDTVDFQSNYDDRLQEPAVLPAKVPNLLLNGSSGIAVGMSTNIPPHNLGELVDATVHLIDNPEATVEDLMEHVSGPDFPTGGNIVGRDAIYSAYATGRGRLRVRAEYEVDRENGRIVISELPYQENKARIVERIADDVNEGKIEGIADLRDESDRNGVRIVVELKRGANVDVVENRLLDHHLESTFGVINLALVDGQPQVLSLKESLEHYVEHRREVVRRRSEHDLAEAQDRAHILEGRLKALQNVDDVVELIRNSEDRDAARAGLHEEFDFSEDQAAHIVRMQLGSLTSMEAAEIEEEYEDVQETIEYLQAVLDSQAKLDGVIKDELHEVKAEYDDERRTSIIEDEGQVTHEDLIPEQDCVVVITEDDYIKRMPVENFDPQNRGGKGIIGADPKEGDRVSKVFRANSHDYLLCFTNQGQVYRLKTYEIPEMSRTARGKSAVNIINLDDGEEITAVVSTDDFEAEECLTMVTRNGYVKRTCAADFENILSTGIRAAKLEAGDELVDVEVTDGTKDLVIASEGGMTIRFDENEVSEMGRSARGVNGIKLDEGDSVAAMVATDDDDDRALLTVTEHGFGKRTKLTEYRAQSRYGKGLVDIKTGERNGRVRTAKAVTDDDHLVIMSEQGQIMRIRAADISQVGRNTKGVTIMELEDGDGVASVTVVPTLTDE is encoded by the coding sequence ATGAGCTCGGACGTGCCCGACGACGCGAACGCGCCCGCACAGCGGGTCAAACACGTCCGTATCGAGGACGAGATGGAGCAGTCCTACATCGACTACGCGATGTCGGTCATCGCGGGTCGAGCCCTGCCGGATGTCCGGGACGGGATGAAGCCCGTCCACCGGCGCATCCTCTACGCGATGCACGAGATGGGCGTCTCGGCGGGGTCGAGCCACCGGAAGTCCTCCTCGATCGTCGGCGAGACGATGGGTGACTACCACCCCCACGGCGACTCCGCGATCTACGATACGCTCGTGCGGATGGCCCAGGACTTCTCGATGCGCTATCCCCTCGTGGACGGCCAGGGGAACTTCGGGTCGATGGACGGCGACCCGCCCGCGGCGATGCGGTACACGGAGGCCCGGATGGCCCCCATCGCCGAGGAACTGCTCGAAGACATCGAGAAAGACACCGTCGACTTCCAGAGCAACTACGACGACCGGCTCCAGGAGCCGGCGGTGCTGCCGGCGAAGGTCCCGAACCTCCTGCTCAACGGCTCGTCGGGGATCGCCGTCGGGATGTCGACGAACATCCCGCCGCACAACCTCGGGGAGCTGGTCGACGCGACGGTCCACCTGATCGACAACCCCGAGGCGACCGTCGAGGACCTGATGGAACACGTCTCCGGACCGGACTTCCCGACCGGTGGCAACATCGTCGGCCGGGACGCCATCTACTCGGCGTACGCGACCGGGCGGGGCCGGCTCCGCGTGCGGGCGGAGTACGAGGTCGACCGCGAGAACGGGCGGATCGTCATCAGCGAACTGCCGTACCAGGAGAACAAGGCCCGTATCGTCGAGCGGATCGCCGACGATGTCAACGAGGGCAAGATCGAGGGCATCGCGGACCTGCGCGACGAGTCGGACCGCAACGGCGTCCGGATCGTCGTCGAGTTGAAACGCGGCGCGAACGTCGACGTGGTCGAGAACCGCCTGCTGGACCACCACCTCGAATCGACCTTCGGCGTCATCAACCTCGCGCTGGTCGACGGCCAGCCACAGGTGCTCTCGCTGAAAGAGAGCCTCGAACACTACGTCGAACACCGCCGGGAGGTCGTCCGCCGGCGCTCCGAACACGACCTCGCGGAGGCCCAGGACCGCGCACACATCCTCGAAGGCCGGCTGAAGGCCCTGCAGAACGTCGACGACGTGGTCGAGCTGATCCGCAACAGCGAGGACCGGGACGCCGCTCGGGCCGGCCTTCACGAGGAGTTCGACTTCTCGGAGGACCAGGCCGCCCACATCGTCCGGATGCAACTGGGCTCGCTCACCTCGATGGAGGCCGCCGAGATCGAAGAGGAGTACGAGGACGTTCAGGAGACCATCGAGTACCTCCAGGCGGTACTGGACAGCCAGGCGAAACTCGACGGTGTCATCAAGGACGAACTCCACGAGGTCAAAGCCGAGTACGACGACGAGCGCCGGACCTCGATCATCGAGGACGAGGGCCAGGTCACCCACGAGGACCTGATCCCCGAGCAGGACTGCGTGGTCGTCATCACGGAGGACGACTACATCAAGCGGATGCCCGTCGAGAACTTCGATCCCCAGAACCGCGGTGGGAAGGGGATCATCGGCGCCGACCCCAAGGAGGGCGACCGCGTCTCGAAGGTCTTCCGGGCCAACAGCCACGATTACCTGCTCTGTTTCACCAACCAGGGGCAGGTCTACCGGCTCAAGACGTACGAGATCCCGGAGATGTCCCGCACCGCCCGGGGGAAGTCCGCGGTCAACATCATCAACCTGGACGACGGCGAGGAGATCACCGCCGTCGTCTCCACGGACGACTTCGAGGCTGAGGAGTGTCTCACGATGGTCACCCGGAACGGCTACGTCAAGCGCACCTGTGCGGCGGACTTCGAGAACATCCTCTCGACGGGGATCCGCGCGGCGAAACTGGAAGCCGGCGACGAACTCGTCGACGTAGAGGTGACCGACGGCACGAAGGACCTGGTCATCGCCTCCGAGGGCGGGATGACCATCCGCTTCGACGAGAACGAGGTCAGCGAGATGGGGCGCTCGGCCCGCGGTGTCAACGGGATCAAACTCGACGAGGGCGACAGTGTCGCGGCGATGGTCGCCACCGACGACGACGACGACCGCGCGCTCCTGACGGTGACCGAACACGGCTTCGGTAAGCGGACGAAACTCACCGAGTACCGCGCTCAGTCCCGGTACGGAAAGGGTCTGGTCGACATCAAGACCGGCGAGCGCAACGGCCGGGTCCGCACGGCCAAGGCCGTCACCGACGACGACCACCTCGTCATCATGTCCGAACAGGGCCAGATCATGCGAATCCGCGCCGCCGACATCTCCCAGGTCGGGCGAAACACCAAGGGTGTGACGATCATGGAACTGGAAGACGGCGACGGTGTCGCGAGCGTCACCGTGGTGCCGACGTTGACCGACGAGTAG
- a CDS encoding DNA topoisomerase VI subunit B gives MTSYQSRLGEGEGIAEELAESQRAISIAEFFEKNKHMLGFDSDARALVTAVKEAVDNALDACEEAGIRPDIYVEIQEAGDYYRLIVEDNGPGITKEQLPKIFGKLLYGSRFHAREQNRGQQGIGISAAVLYSQLTSGKPAKITSRPKGQSEAQYFELIVDTDTNEPEISVDETTTWERPHGTRIELEMEANMRARSSLHDYIQDTAVVNPHARIEFDEPGLDEPKKFERVEGADLPDETEEIRPHPHGVELGTLLKMLEATDSYSISGFLQEEFTRVGGKTSDKVIANFNDRHYGRGMAWCPPQAHEDEAIEAAVEDAVANKGADATAAFAAGVADAIEDSDRVAHHEIAEIVDETAADVEAEYDTTFGSTVRENAVEAAWAAVTAERTSDCYELVDAATTTRKDDAAVQGLASRLADKFGDGRHRLTRDELGEYVDRAADMTEEQDDETFGETAREKILDRLWDVAVRVPDDPPTVSDVADDRDTASELLSAMRETDIIAPPTDCLAPISAELVEQGLRKEFDADFYAASTRDAAVHGGDPFIVEAGIAYGGDIPAEGAIDVMRFANRVPLVYQRGACATTDVIKGINWRNYNLDQPGGSGIPNGPAVLMVHVASTNVPFTSESKDAIANVPEMEDEIELAIREAARELKSYLNKRRSMQQRRKKQNKLATILPEMAQKLTEVTGNDELHIDDSLARIMNNVLVEREVEDGTVRLTVENNDDTNADIELTDIVTAEPTDTNGATVVEMDGEWFVKWSPTVGAGDRTTLEYSVTEAAEFTVSVDGIEDEKLTVDA, from the coding sequence ATGACTTCGTATCAGTCGCGACTCGGCGAGGGTGAGGGGATCGCCGAGGAGTTGGCCGAGTCCCAGCGGGCCATCTCCATCGCCGAGTTCTTCGAGAAGAACAAGCACATGCTGGGCTTCGACTCGGACGCCCGGGCGCTCGTGACGGCCGTCAAGGAGGCCGTCGACAACGCTCTCGACGCCTGTGAGGAGGCGGGTATCCGGCCGGACATCTACGTCGAGATCCAGGAGGCCGGCGACTACTACCGGCTGATCGTCGAGGACAACGGCCCCGGGATCACGAAAGAACAGCTCCCCAAGATCTTCGGGAAGCTCCTCTATGGCTCCCGGTTCCACGCCCGTGAGCAGAACCGCGGCCAGCAGGGGATCGGTATCTCGGCGGCCGTCCTGTACTCACAGCTCACCTCGGGCAAACCCGCCAAGATCACCTCCCGGCCGAAAGGCCAGTCCGAGGCCCAGTACTTCGAACTCATCGTCGACACCGACACGAACGAACCGGAGATCAGCGTCGACGAGACGACCACCTGGGAGCGCCCCCACGGGACCCGCATCGAACTGGAGATGGAGGCCAACATGCGGGCCCGCTCGTCGCTGCACGACTACATCCAGGACACGGCGGTCGTCAACCCCCACGCCCGGATCGAGTTCGACGAACCCGGGCTGGACGAACCGAAGAAGTTCGAGCGCGTCGAGGGCGCCGACCTCCCCGATGAGACCGAGGAGATCCGACCCCACCCCCACGGCGTCGAACTCGGTACCCTGTTGAAGATGCTGGAGGCGACCGACTCCTACTCCATCTCCGGCTTTCTCCAGGAGGAGTTCACCCGCGTCGGCGGCAAGACCTCCGACAAGGTCATCGCGAACTTCAACGACCGCCACTACGGTCGCGGGATGGCCTGGTGCCCGCCCCAGGCCCACGAGGACGAGGCGATCGAGGCGGCCGTCGAGGACGCGGTCGCCAACAAGGGCGCCGACGCGACCGCCGCGTTCGCCGCCGGGGTGGCCGACGCAATCGAAGATAGCGACCGGGTCGCTCACCACGAGATCGCCGAGATCGTCGACGAGACGGCCGCCGACGTAGAAGCCGAGTACGACACGACGTTCGGGTCGACGGTCCGGGAGAACGCCGTCGAGGCGGCCTGGGCGGCCGTCACCGCCGAACGGACGAGCGACTGTTACGAACTGGTCGACGCGGCGACGACCACGCGGAAGGACGACGCTGCCGTCCAGGGCCTCGCCAGCCGACTCGCGGACAAGTTCGGCGACGGGCGCCACCGGCTGACCCGGGACGAACTCGGCGAGTACGTCGACCGCGCCGCGGACATGACCGAGGAACAGGACGACGAGACCTTCGGCGAGACGGCCCGCGAGAAAATTCTCGATCGGCTGTGGGACGTGGCCGTTCGGGTGCCCGACGACCCGCCGACGGTGTCCGACGTGGCCGACGACCGCGACACGGCGAGCGAACTGCTCTCGGCGATGCGCGAGACCGACATCATCGCGCCGCCGACGGACTGTCTGGCCCCGATCAGCGCCGAGTTGGTCGAACAGGGGCTTCGCAAGGAGTTCGACGCGGACTTCTACGCGGCCTCGACCCGGGACGCCGCCGTCCACGGGGGCGACCCGTTCATCGTGGAAGCCGGCATCGCTTACGGCGGGGACATCCCCGCCGAGGGTGCCATCGACGTGATGCGCTTTGCCAACCGGGTCCCGCTGGTCTACCAGCGGGGCGCCTGTGCGACGACGGACGTGATCAAAGGGATCAACTGGCGCAACTACAACCTCGATCAGCCCGGCGGCTCCGGCATCCCCAACGGCCCCGCCGTGTTGATGGTCCACGTCGCCTCGACGAACGTCCCGTTCACGAGCGAGTCGAAAGACGCCATCGCCAACGTCCCCGAGATGGAAGACGAGATCGAACTCGCCATCCGGGAGGCCGCCCGCGAACTCAAGAGCTACCTCAACAAGCGCCGGTCGATGCAACAGCGCCGCAAAAAGCAGAACAAACTGGCGACCATCCTGCCGGAGATGGCCCAGAAGCTCACCGAGGTCACCGGCAACGACGAGTTACACATCGACGACTCGCTGGCCCGGATCATGAACAACGTCCTCGTCGAGCGGGAGGTCGAGGACGGCACGGTTCGGCTGACCGTCGAGAACAACGACGACACGAACGCCGACATCGAACTGACCGACATCGTCACCGCCGAGCCGACAGACACCAACGGCGCGACGGTCGTCGAGATGGACGGCGAGTGGTTCGTCAAGTGGTCGCCGACGGTGGGCGCCGGCGACCGAACGACTCTGGAGTACAGCGTCACCGAGGCGGCCGAGTTCACCGTCTCGGTCGACGGTATCGAAGACGAGAAACTGACGGTGGATGCCTGA
- the gyrB gene encoding DNA topoisomerase (ATP-hydrolyzing) subunit B, with protein sequence MSGESDEYGAKSIQTLEGLEAVRKRPAMYIGSTDARGLHHLVYEVVDNAIDEALAGYCDTIDVTIHEDGSVSVSDDGRGIPVDEHEEHGRPAVEVVMTILHAGGKFDNKSYQVSGGLHGVGVSVVNALSKWLEVDIKRDGALWRQRFDHGTPEYDLKKIRDLEPGEDTGTTVRFWPDSEIFETGEFSFSTLSSRLRELAFLNSGVSITIEDERDGAAETFEYQGGIKEFVEYLNETKEPLHSEVIYFEDTDDIAEGTVQVEIAMQGTDDLQGSIHAFANNINTREGGTHLTGFKTALTRVVNDYATDNGLLKDLDDTLKGDDIREGLTAVISVKHPDPQFEGQTKTKLGNSEVRGIVESAMHDGLATFFEENPDTAEMIVGKAVEAAKARKAAKKAEELTRRKSALDSTALPGKLADCQTRDPEDAELFIVEGDSAGGSAKQGRNPEFQAILPIKGKILNVEKHRLDRILENDEIRNLITALGTGIGEEFDIDELRYEKIILMTDADVDGAHIRTLLLTLLYRHMKPLLEAGYVYASQPPLYRIRYRGETYDAMTEAERDRIVEEKCNGNPTQVQRFKGLGEMNPEQLWETTMDPDNRILKQITIEDAAAADKMFNVLMGDAVEPRKEFIKEHSPEAEWVDI encoded by the coding sequence ATGTCAGGAGAGTCTGATGAGTACGGCGCAAAGTCGATCCAGACCCTCGAAGGGCTGGAAGCCGTCCGGAAACGGCCCGCGATGTACATCGGGTCGACGGACGCCAGAGGCCTCCACCATCTCGTCTACGAGGTCGTCGACAACGCCATCGACGAGGCCTTGGCCGGCTACTGTGACACTATCGACGTGACCATCCACGAGGACGGCTCCGTCTCCGTCAGCGACGACGGGCGGGGGATCCCCGTGGACGAACACGAAGAACACGGCCGCCCGGCCGTCGAGGTCGTGATGACCATCCTCCACGCGGGCGGGAAGTTCGACAACAAGTCCTACCAGGTGTCCGGTGGCCTGCACGGTGTCGGCGTGAGTGTCGTCAACGCCCTCTCGAAGTGGCTCGAAGTCGACATCAAACGCGACGGCGCCCTGTGGCGCCAGCGCTTCGACCACGGCACACCGGAGTACGACCTGAAGAAGATCCGCGACCTGGAACCGGGCGAGGACACCGGGACGACCGTCCGGTTCTGGCCGGACTCGGAGATCTTCGAGACCGGCGAGTTCTCCTTCTCGACGCTGTCCTCGCGGCTGCGCGAACTGGCCTTCCTCAACTCCGGCGTCTCCATCACCATCGAGGACGAGCGCGACGGCGCCGCCGAGACCTTCGAATACCAGGGCGGCATCAAGGAGTTCGTCGAGTACCTCAACGAGACCAAAGAGCCGCTACATTCGGAGGTCATCTACTTCGAGGACACGGACGACATCGCCGAGGGGACCGTCCAGGTGGAGATCGCCATGCAGGGCACCGACGACCTCCAGGGGTCGATCCACGCCTTCGCCAACAACATCAACACCCGCGAGGGTGGGACCCACCTCACAGGGTTCAAGACGGCGCTCACCCGCGTCGTCAACGACTACGCGACCGACAACGGACTGTTGAAGGACCTCGACGACACCCTCAAGGGCGACGACATCCGCGAGGGGCTGACCGCGGTCATCTCGGTCAAACACCCCGACCCGCAGTTCGAGGGCCAGACGAAGACCAAACTCGGCAACAGCGAGGTTCGCGGGATCGTCGAGTCGGCGATGCACGACGGGCTGGCGACCTTCTTCGAGGAGAACCCCGACACCGCCGAGATGATCGTCGGGAAGGCCGTCGAGGCCGCGAAGGCACGCAAGGCCGCAAAGAAGGCCGAGGAGCTCACCCGGCGGAAGTCCGCGCTCGATTCGACGGCACTGCCCGGGAAACTGGCCGACTGCCAGACCCGCGACCCCGAGGACGCCGAACTGTTCATCGTCGAGGGCGACTCCGCGGGCGGGAGCGCGAAGCAGGGGCGAAACCCCGAGTTCCAGGCGATCCTCCCGATCAAGGGGAAGATCCTCAACGTCGAGAAACACCGTCTGGACCGCATCTTAGAGAACGACGAGATCCGGAACCTCATCACGGCGCTTGGCACCGGGATCGGCGAGGAGTTCGACATCGACGAACTCCGCTACGAGAAGATCATCCTCATGACGGACGCGGATGTCGACGGCGCACACATCAGAACGCTGCTGTTGACGCTTCTCTACCGGCACATGAAGCCGCTGCTGGAAGCGGGCTACGTCTACGCGTCCCAGCCCCCGCTGTACCGCATCCGGTACCGCGGTGAGACCTACGACGCGATGACCGAGGCGGAGCGCGACCGGATCGTCGAGGAGAAGTGCAACGGCAACCCCACCCAGGTCCAGCGGTTCAAGGGCCTGGGCGAGATGAACCCCGAACAGCTCTGGGAGACGACGATGGACCCCGACAACCGCATCCTCAAGCAGATCACCATCGAGGACGCTGCCGCGGCCGACAAGATGTTCAACGTCCTGATGGGTGACGCCGTCGAGCCCCGCAAGGAGTTCATCAAGGAACACTCCCCGGAAGCCGAGTGGGTGGACATATGA
- a CDS encoding DNA topoisomerase IV subunit A, with amino-acid sequence MSESTTPDSTEAREQLIDLAAEFYDQFAQGDVPTMTIPTRTKSNIEYDEDKHVWVYGDRTSTRSAKSVSGAQKLLKAIYTIEFLSKQLDEDRSSTLRELYYLSESWDLEDAQFSSQDESNQLIEDLEIVSEVTREDFHMRPEESGATIMGPLELREQTRRGERVIHCQEDVGEGGYQIPNNPDTIEFLDNDADFVLCVETGGMRDRLVENGFDEEHNVIVVHLKGQPARATRRITKRLHDELDLPVVVFTDGDPWSYRIYGSVAYGSIKSAHLSEYLATPEAQFVGIRPEDIVEYDLPTDPLSDSDINALESELEDPRFQTEFWEEQIELQLDIGKKAEQQALASRGLDFVTDTYLPERLTDMGVL; translated from the coding sequence ATGAGCGAGAGCACGACACCCGATTCGACGGAGGCCCGCGAGCAACTGATCGACCTCGCGGCGGAGTTCTACGACCAGTTCGCCCAGGGGGACGTACCGACCATGACGATTCCCACCCGGACGAAGTCAAACATCGAGTACGACGAGGACAAGCACGTCTGGGTGTACGGCGACCGCACCTCCACGCGGTCGGCAAAGTCCGTCTCGGGCGCACAGAAGCTCCTGAAGGCGATCTACACCATCGAGTTCCTCTCGAAACAACTGGACGAGGACCGCTCGTCGACCCTGCGTGAACTGTACTACCTCTCGGAGTCCTGGGACCTCGAAGACGCCCAGTTCTCCAGCCAGGACGAGTCGAACCAGCTCATCGAGGACCTGGAGATCGTCTCTGAGGTGACTCGCGAGGACTTCCACATGCGTCCCGAGGAGTCGGGCGCGACGATCATGGGGCCTCTAGAACTGCGCGAACAGACCCGGCGTGGCGAGCGGGTCATCCACTGTCAGGAGGACGTGGGAGAGGGCGGCTACCAGATCCCGAACAACCCCGACACGATCGAGTTCCTGGACAACGACGCCGACTTCGTCCTCTGTGTCGAGACCGGCGGGATGCGCGACCGGCTGGTCGAGAACGGCTTCGACGAGGAGCACAACGTCATCGTCGTCCACCTGAAGGGCCAGCCGGCCCGGGCGACCCGGCGGATCACCAAACGGCTCCACGACGAACTCGACCTCCCGGTCGTGGTCTTCACTGACGGGGACCCCTGGTCGTACCGCATCTACGGCTCGGTCGCCTACGGCTCGATCAAGTCCGCGCACCTCTCTGAGTACCTGGCGACGCCGGAGGCGCAGTTCGTGGGCATCCGCCCGGAAGACATCGTCGAGTACGACCTCCCGACGGACCCGCTGTCGGACTCCGACATCAACGCCCTGGAGTCGGAACTGGAGGACCCGCGCTTCCAGACCGAGTTCTGGGAGGAACAGATCGAACTCCAGCTCGACATCGGGAAGAAGGCCGAGCAGCAGGCGCTTGCCTCCCGCGGGCTGGACTTCGTGACCGACACCTACCTCCCCGAGCGGCTGACCGATATGGGCGTGCTGTAA
- a CDS encoding ArsR/SmtB family transcription factor: MTETSVAEDTDLSTVVSLLDDEHARSILVETSEEPLSAAELSERCDVSVSSIYRRLDRLEAANLLDEQTRPRRDGHHDTVYASLLGRFELTIQDGSVEWTVEETDTDVADELTRLWGNF; the protein is encoded by the coding sequence ATGACAGAGACATCTGTGGCCGAGGACACCGACCTATCGACCGTCGTCAGCCTCCTCGACGACGAGCACGCCCGGTCGATCCTCGTCGAGACGAGCGAGGAACCGCTGTCGGCGGCGGAGCTGAGCGAGCGGTGTGACGTGTCCGTCTCGTCGATCTATCGCCGCCTCGACCGACTAGAGGCGGCGAACCTGCTGGACGAACAGACACGACCGCGCCGCGACGGCCACCACGACACCGTCTACGCCTCCCTGCTGGGCCGGTTCGAGCTCACGATCCAGGACGGGAGCGTAGAGTGGACCGTCGAGGAGACCGACACCGACGTGGCCGACGAACTCACCCGCCTCTGGGGGAACTTCTGA